Proteins from one Ipomoea triloba cultivar NCNSP0323 chromosome 1, ASM357664v1 genomic window:
- the LOC116012182 gene encoding uncharacterized protein LOC116012182 produces MLVASLSEEVLYLALGHTTSRSLWLEIETTFGSVTRARSLGLLTQLQELRQGDNTTSEYLGRAKVLVEELAMAGQPVSLDTQNLYIFKGLRPEFRAMASSLVTVGSSVTIAQLSDLLRAQQFISSDDYSPAADSQPAAMLSRRAGDGRQSADVSGWRGGGRGSGRGRGSGRAGRGGGRGPRCQICRSHGHTAVHCYRRYSEPASPQVHVAVVPGDSASHSQAWFPDKGATHHTTPSEDVLADTEAYRGSDSLRVGSGEEICP; encoded by the exons ATGCTCGTTGCGTCATTGTCAGAGGAAGTTTTGTATCTCGCTCTCGGCCACACCACGTCTCGATCGTTGTGGCTGGAGATCGAGACTACCTTCGGGTCCGTCACTCGGGCTCGTTCTCTTGGCCTTCTCACGCAGTTGCAGGAGCTTCGTCAAGGTGACAACACGACTTCGGAGTACCTTGGGCGTGCAAAGGTTCTTGTCGAAGAGCTTGCGATGGCGGGGCAACCGGTGTCGCTTGACACGCAGAACTTGTACATTTTCAAAGGACTGCGGCCAGAATTCAGGGCTATGGCGTCTTCCCTCGTCACTGTTGGATCTTCAGTGACTATTGCCCAGCTTTCGGACTTGCTGCGTGCTCAACAGTTCATTAGCAGCGATGATTATTCCCCTGCAGCGGATTCCCAGCCGGCGGCGATGCTGTCGCGGCGAGCAGGTGATGGCCGACAGTCGGCTGATGTTAGTGGATGGCGTGGTGGTGGCCGTGGCTCGGGACGTGGTCGCGGTTCTGGTCGTGCTGGACGCGGTGGCGGCAGGGGACCTCGCTGCCAAATCTGCCGCAGCCATGGGCATACGGCGGTGCACTGCTACCGGCGGTATTCCGAGCCGGCGTCTCCGCAGGTTCATGTTGCGGTTGTTCCTGGTGATTCGGCATCCCACTCCCAGGCTTGGTTTCCAGACAAGGGTGCTACTCACCACACCACGCCGTCGGAGGATGTGCTAGCAGACACGGAGGCCTATCGTGGTTCTGACTCTCTCCGGGTTGGAAGCGGCGAAG AAATTTGCCCGTGA